Proteins from one Streptosporangium becharense genomic window:
- a CDS encoding RDD family protein: MRLGGRWRRLFAGLLDLLVIGLVSSPFTYRTVTTVTDSGLSIEVPYTQTLLVGFIGFLYYWLLTAFWNGQTLGKKIFHLRVADLGGQRVGVGQAALRQVVAWVMYVTCCLGWVDLAFILFQSRKQAVHDIAAKTLVVDS; the protein is encoded by the coding sequence ATGCGGCTGGGCGGGCGCTGGCGCCGCCTGTTCGCGGGGTTGCTGGACCTCCTCGTCATCGGCCTCGTCTCCTCGCCGTTCACCTACCGGACCGTCACCACCGTCACGGACTCCGGCCTGTCGATCGAGGTGCCGTACACCCAGACCCTGTTGGTCGGGTTCATCGGTTTCCTGTACTACTGGTTGCTGACCGCCTTCTGGAACGGGCAGACGCTCGGTAAGAAGATCTTCCACCTGCGGGTGGCCGACCTCGGCGGGCAGAGGGTCGGCGTCGGCCAGGCCGCGCTCCGTCAGGTCGTGGCCTGGGTCATGTATGTCACATGCTGCCTGGGATGGGTGGATCTGGCCTTCATCCTCTTCCAGTCGCGCAAGCAGGCCGTGCACGACATCGCGGCCAAGACGCTCGTCGTGGATTCCTGA